The DNA region ATAGTTTGATATTGGGTTCTCAGCATTTTAAATTGATTATTATGGCCTCGCTTTTGTCATTGTTCTCGAATAGAGTAAGTAGAGTTAATAATAGGTGTGGTTAGTTCGGTTGTTTTACTTGACATACACTCATACAGATTTGTTATATTTTATACTGTACAACAAAACATTGCATGAATGTTAGAGCTGTAAAACGAACCGAATCGAACCGAGTATCTCATGTTTGAGCTCTGTTCGTTAAGCAGTTCGAACAACGTTCGTGTTCGTTCGTtaattttcgaactccaaacctgTGTTCGTGTTCGGCTCGTTAAGCAAAATTcgtgttcgagttcgagttcgtgTTCGACTCGTTTAACATAAATGAGCCGTTCGCGAACATGCTCGAAATGctcgaatccaaattattttaagCCTTAAATATGCCATGCAAATTATTAACCATTCTCAAAAACAATTAAAGCACTAAGtgactaaattctattattcattaactatataactaacattaacataaaaataacaaataaaacaaagcaatttgccctccaaatataaaagtccagccataaaattaaccctaaaatttatcaaatgataattatgtccatgttcgcgaacgttcgttaaaactcgcgaacatactcgtgttcgcgaacgttcgtttagtatgttcgcgaacgttcgttaaaactcgcgaacatgctcgtgttcgctcgattattaatcgaacaaaaaaattcGTTCGAACTCGGTTCGTTTAAGATTTCGAACGAGCCTTTCACGAACACGAACGAGTCGAAACGAACCGAGCTACCGAACAGCTCGgttcgtttaacagctctaATGAATGTACACCATATCATGAAATGCAATAAAGTTGTATGAGTGTACaccaaatcaataacaaaaaagaaaaataattgtaCCCATTGCACCTAATCCTAACCGTACCTGCCCCAGTCCCAAACTCATCATCTTGAATTTGCATGCATGCAATGACGGATCTAGGATTTTAGGTTGGAAGAGTGAATAGCCAaacatataataaaaaaatgttaTAGCAAATAGCATAATAAATTTAAAGTAAAAGTTTGTTAAACGATAACTAGCAATAAGATGTTTTTAGTCGTAAAAGACaaagtataaaataaaaaaaaagtaagataTCTTGGATTCAAATCATCTTACTTACAAAAAAgtataaaacaaatataatattaaattCTATAGTCATTTTATTTCCTAACAATGCAAGAGATGTGACATTGTATTTTATGATCCTTCATTTGATCAAATACACGATTGTTGAATTaacataattttctcaaattatttctttttctaCATCATATCAACGTATAACCAAGAACATCATCATTTCCTTCTTGCCTTCCTTCAtcctttatttattaatttttttgttttattgtgAGTGGAAGGACTCGAACCTAAtacctctcacttacactcccaCCTTTCAAACTGTCCAATGCTTCCCTCCTCTCCCCCCTCTTTGTCcctttattttgatttcttCTCAGAGGAAAGCATTGTATTTGTGTTTCAAAAGGTGTTAACAGAGACTGATGTGAACACGCATTTCAGTATGCTGCTGGTGCCATTTAAGCAGATCAAGAATGGATTTCTGACTGATGAAGAGCAGGCTCGTTTTCATGATCGTAGTCAGAAGTTTGAAATTAATGCCATTTTTGTTGATCCATCCCTTGATGAAGGCAGAATGAACCCGAGGCAATGGGAGATGGGTAAAAAAGATGGTAAAATAAGTTACAACTTTGCATTGATCACTAACTGGACCAAGGTTGTGGTGAAGAATGGACTTAGACAAGGAATGACAGTGCACTTGTGGGCATTTAGGAGGGATTTACAGCTTGGATTTGCTTTAGTTTTAGTGTGATTAAGATTTGTTTATTTCTAAGTTTGCACTTAAGTCTAATTGTTCATTAGAGTCTTGTGAATTAAGGATATTCAGTTTTTTAGAGGATTGTCTATTAGTCTTCCTTCACTAATTTTAATTAAACATATTCGTTCTTGCTTTTGTATTGGTCAAAGAATgttaatttcatttgtaagGAGTTAGAACAAAATTGGTGCAGATGAAATATATAATCAATCGTTAGATATTGGGTTCTCAGAACTTttaaattgattgttttggcCTTGCTTTTGTGACTGTTATTaatgataggttgcaattttgtcattaatttaatgattattttccttttttatccTGTCAAATATTACATTAATTGGTAGATTCTACTTAGTTTTTATACCTTGTGCAATTGCAGAGATTTGgagtaaaaaagaattaaaaggcGTGGTTTTCTGCTGAACTTGCTGTTCGACATTGGCACGTGGAAGTTTAAGTTTTGCATGTCCGGAAAGCTCGAGAGTTGAAGTCTCGACAGTCGGACCACGGATGTTCAATCAGATGATTATTGTTGATCTTTCATTTTTGGATAAGATGGATTTGTTAAACCGATTCAAATTTGAATAGTAGTAGTAGTTTAGCAGTGATAGGAGACTAGTCATTAGTCAATTAGGaaatttcctttgtttttggcAGAGCAGACTATTAGCTAATTATTAGGACttcctattttttttcttttgttggccaaaagatacaaggatactccgttttgtcttttctttttccttttcatcggATATTCTTCTTCTTAGTTGCGGAGATTTTTTCGGCAATTGATTCTACAATTTGAAGTGGGATTTTCTCGATGATGATGAATTAAATctttaattctagtcaaggaataACAGACGACTTGGTTCAATTTAAATTATGAGATTGAATTGATTTTACTTATTCCTATTATTTTCTGGTATTCGTATATTTCCTGCTTTATTTTCTTGCGGTTGTTgtattattcgattatccagggcccagattctagattaattcaataacctaaaatcaattagagtaattaaatccgtaattgtttaattattctaaattagtggtaactggcatgattggatttgtgtcgGGGAATTATACGGGCTAATTTAAAAacaaccctcgtagcgtgttgttTGGTTAGAACAgggtttttctaattcttaaagcAATTGGGAAATTGAAATCTAAgatcgtacctagggttatttcacAATTAGGGTAATAGCTAACAGTCATACCTTGGCTATCGATAATTTAACGAGAAATTGACTGCCATCatttgtttggcagttataacttgTTTGTCAGTTTATAAGTGGAAATATTATTGCATCGATGATCGATTAGGAGAACCATTTTCAAAGTTGTTTCTTGGCTAGGGTTTGTCCGATATTAATTAAGTTTTGATAATTACCATTTAATTTTTAGCAATTTACTATATTCAAGTAGTACAATTTATTGTCATTTTTATAAAATCTCCCATAtcctgaactctagaagaaactaAATTCTCTCAATccttgtggattcgaccctgttTACCACTAGATACAAATTTAGTATTCaatttgagcaggtatttattattgtacagacTCGACACCTATCAATTTTTAGCGCCGTTGCCAGGGACTGGCGTTAGTTAATTAGTCTCctttttagttcattttatttttgattttttggcatttttctGGTTTATGCCTCGTTCTTCTCGTATATCCgaattaaattttgattctgAAATAGAGAAGACTATGCGTAAAATAAGGAAGGAGACCAGAAAACACAGAGAGGTGCAGTCAGTTGTTGCATCTCAGAAgtttaattcaaaatttgagTTAGGAAATTCTTCTGGT from Coffea eugenioides isolate CCC68of unplaced genomic scaffold, Ceug_1.0 ScVebR1_3305;HRSCAF=4499, whole genome shotgun sequence includes:
- the LOC113757781 gene encoding B3 domain-containing protein At3g25182-like gives rise to the protein MLPSSPPSLSLYFDFFSEESIVFVFQKVLTETDVNTHFSMLLVPFKQIKNGFLTDEEQARFHDRSQKFEINAIFVDPSLDEGRMNPRQWEMGKKDGKISYNFALITNWTKVVVKNGLRQGMTVHLWAFRRDLQLGFALVLV